Genomic DNA from Alphaproteobacteria bacterium:
CCGTATTGGTGCAAATTTCTATCGTTGCGTAGATATGATGAAGGATCGCCTTGGTGCAAGAACAATCGTTTTACAATTGCCAATTGGATCTGAGTCTGAATTTGTTGGTGTTGTTGATCTTGTAAAAATGAAAGCGATTGTCTGGAAAGATGAGTCTCTTGGTGCTGAATTTGAATACAAAGATATCCCAGCGGATTTAAAAGATAAAGCTGAAGAATATCGTCTTGCAATGATTGAAATGGCTGTTGAACAAGATGATAAAGCAATGGAAGATTACCTGGAAGGTAAAGAGCCTTCTGAAGAAATGCTCAAAAAGTGCATTCGTAAGGGGACAATTACATTACAATTTGTTCCTATCTTGTGTGGTTCATCTTTCAAAAACAAAGGTGTGCAGCCAATGCTTGATGCGGTTGTAGATTATTTACCTGCTCCAACTGATATTGAATCTATTAAAGGTATCAATCCTAAGACTGAAGCGGAAGATATTCGTCATTCTGATGAAAATGAACCTTTTGCAGGACTTGCATTTAAAGTTATGACAGACCCCTTCGTTGGTTCTTTGACGTTCGTTCGTATTTATTCAGGTAAATTGAAAGCTGGATCATATGTATTGAATTCAGTTAAAGATGAAAAAGAACGTGTTGGCCGTATGCTTCTTATGCATGCAAATACACGTGAGGACATTGAAGAAGCAACTGCAGGCGATATTGTGGCACTTGCTGGTTTGAAATATACAACAACTGGTGATACCCTCTGCGACCCAGCAAATCAAATTATTCTAGAGCGTATGGAATTCCCAGAGCCTGTTATTGAAGTTGCTGTTGAGCCAAAATCTAAAGCTGATCAGGAAAAAATGTCAGTTGCTCTGCAAAGACTTGCTGCTGAAGATCCATCATTCCGTGTGTCTGTAGATCAAGAAAGTGGACAAACAGTCATTAAAGGTATGGGTGAGCTACACTTAGAGATTATTGTAGATCGTATGAAACGTGAATTTAAAGTTGATGCGAATATTGGTGCTCCACAGGTTGCTTATCGTGAAACAATTACACAAAAAGCAGAAGTTGACTAT
This window encodes:
- the fusA gene encoding elongation factor G, which gives rise to MSKKVPLNKYRNIGIMAHIDAGKTTTTERILYYTGRSYKIGEVHEGTATMDWMEQEQERGITITSAATTCFWNDHRINIIDTPGHVDFTIEVERSLRVLDGAVAVYDSVAGVEPQTETVWRQADKYRVPRMCFVNKMDRIGANFYRCVDMMKDRLGARTIVLQLPIGSESEFVGVVDLVKMKAIVWKDESLGAEFEYKDIPADLKDKAEEYRLAMIEMAVEQDDKAMEDYLEGKEPSEEMLKKCIRKGTITLQFVPILCGSSFKNKGVQPMLDAVVDYLPAPTDIESIKGINPKTEAEDIRHSDENEPFAGLAFKVMTDPFVGSLTFVRIYSGKLKAGSYVLNSVKDEKERVGRMLLMHANTREDIEEATAGDIVALAGLKYTTTGDTLCDPANQIILERMEFPEPVIEVAVEPKSKADQEKMSVALQRLAAEDPSFRVSVDQESGQTVIKGMGELHLEIIVDRMKREFKVDANIGAPQVAYRETITQKAEVDYTHKKQSGGAGQFARIKLVFTPQEPGIGYSFDSKVVGGSVPKEYIPGVIKGLESSKDTGPIVGFPVIDFSVELIDGAYHDVDSSALAFEIAARAAFREGVQKAKPVLLEPMMRVEVVTPEEYMGDVIGDLNSRRGQVRGMEPQGNAQVVSAMVPLANMFGYVNTLRSMSQGRAQYSMHFDHYEQVPTNVADEVKAKMA